The DNA window TATGAGTATGATACATTcctttttaacaattttttttttcaaactacaATTGAATGGATCAATAAActaatttgtatataaaaaaatttaaatgtaattaattatgGTGAGATCTTATGTCTTTCGAGTTTTTTTCCTTAAGTAAAATATCATGAATTTTTTTCGAACTGTAACAGCGTACAAATGACTCAAGTTTAGGCCTAAGAATCCACGATCAAGCAATGGAGAAGGCGAATTGGATTTCAGAGGAAATGGTAAAATGTATATCGAGCATATATTGCGAATTGGCAGATTCGCGTTTCTCTGGCCAAGAATTTCCTTCCTCTTCGGCTTCATTTTCATCAGAAAGTGATTCATCTCCCCCATGTCACATAGGAAGAAGAACAAATGAATATAGCTCAGTAATTGAGATCAATTTCATTAATAGAAATGAACAAAAACTAAGAGGGGTAAGGCATATGTTGTGGAGTTACAggtaactaattaattaatcatcttttttttctcttgaaAACCATTGGGATACCAAGAAATAACGACAGTAAAATCGTCTAAATATTATCACAGATCGCTCGTTTCTCAATTGGAAAGAGTTGATCCTATGACAATGAAGCACGAGGAGAAGTTGGCGTTTTGGATAAACGTGCACAACGCCCTTGTGATGCATGTAAACACATTAACTTGAATAAACAAATTAGTAAGAAAATGAATTTTGGTAACTAGTTTAATGCTGGAAGTTTTTACGAGTTTTCAGGCATATATAGTTTATGGGGTACCTCGAAATAATATGAAGAGAACATCCTTGATACTTAAGGTGAGTTTGATCCATtgatttcatttgaaaacattgttttttataaatattttagttatcgGATTTCAACATAAATGGTCCAATCGAAGATTGAACTTAAtgaaacacaaatttaaaaaattattgttgatTTCTCTAATGTGTTTCTAAATGAAGTCATTTCTTCGATGAGATGGATCTCATTGCTCATTGACTCTCTAGTCTTGTTTTCCTCTTGATGTTTCCTGTTACTTTTGTATTTCTTTCGTCgcgaaattttttaatgaaatgaatgaatttttgtttaaaattctaAGGCTGCCTATAACGTCGGTGGACATACGATCAACACTGAAGTGATACAAAGTTTGATCCTCAATTGTCGATTGATTCGTCCAGGACAGGTATATTACCATGatgtattttcattttctttagcTTTTTAGATTGTTTTGTAAAAACATCAATAGACATTTATTATTGTTGTAGTGGATTCAATCCTTATTTTTAAGGAAGACAAAATTTAAGGTTAGAGACACCCGAAAACAGTTTGCAATACAACACCAAGAACCTCGCTTGTATTTTGCGCTTTGCTCTGGAAATCGTTCTGATCCTCAGATTCGCATCTTCACACCAAAGAGAGTGTTTGAGGAGCTTGAATCCGCAAAAGATGATTATATCCAGGCTAACATAGTAATTCACAAACAATGTAAGATTACTCTACCAAAGATTTTGGATTTATTTGCGAGAGATTCTTGTTTGGGTCCTGCCGGTTTTGGAGAAATGATTTGTCCATTTCTGCCCAATTATGTGAGGAAGAATATGGGAGGTGGGAAATTGTGGAAAAGGATTGAATGGATTCATCACGACTTCGCCTTTCGCTATATGATCTCTAAAGAACACGTCAAATAAATTGGAACAACAATTAATGGATCGCGAAAAGAATGGAACAAGATTGGATTGTTTAGTTGTTGATTTTCTTTAGCCTACAAAAGCTTAATTATATATGGTTTGATCATTTGTAGTGGCATTCATTGTCAATGAAATCTCATTTTCTTTCCTTAGAAAAGAAAGATGTGCATttatttgagagaattttttaaaagggtttgatggttattttattgaatttcttTTCACAtctatcattttaaatatatgtttttttaattagaataaagtTAACCAACTAACATATACCTGTGTAAAAGTTGAAAGTAGTGTCTAACCGATCCAATATCacaatttgatttatatttaaaaacactttaaattacTGTTGGGTAAGAaagttaaaatatcaatttaattcttaaaattttaagaataaattagtttaacaattataattttaggtaaatcatttaaattcttacaattttatccatttataaattattttaattttataattttatatgacGAAGGAGAagattttatttacatatttaacttttttttaattaattattcaaataattgaacTCTTAGtcttgtaattataattttttttagtgtcATTTGGtcgttattatttttaaaattaattttatattaaattatatatgtataaataataataataataataatataattaatattcttttacaataaactattaaaattttaaaggaAACAGTGCGTAATTTCAgttctcatttaattaaaaaataaataaaaactattacaattttaaataaactctaaattttataaatttataaatattttaaatatgttaaataaagttttaattttactatttcttaaataaataaaattataagtttattttattttatttgttaaacctTATTACGTACTTATTTTGCTTTATGCATTTATTAAAAGACTCAAATAATTCACACTCttaatctcatttttttaaactaaagtAATTTCCTCAAAGAAGGTGGGATCTCTTATGTTTTTCGGATTTGATATTTGCAGTCAATTACTTTAGTAATGATTTAGCATATtagattataattataaaagaaccTAAAATAAaggttttaacacgttttttatatttttcacgtttttgttacgttttga is part of the Impatiens glandulifera chromosome 1, dImpGla2.1, whole genome shotgun sequence genome and encodes:
- the LOC124915270 gene encoding uncharacterized protein LOC124915270 isoform X1, with translation MELEVKNSSVDKKMMLNSNEQHSLVKEVLKLEKQLEDQFAVRIALEKAFASCPHSVDHIDKNPIAKPVMSLIKEIAALEMEVIRLEKHLLTLYRTITFDHHKKNKKTKFSDLIKISLEDGDDNMNYKIMDSGIYRSLSSLSQGSACLLNTSPLENLALPIDPYHSLPLSMLERTNDSSLGLRIHDQAMEKANWISEEMVKCISSIYCELADSRFSGQEFPSSSASFSSESDSSPPCHIGRRTNEYSSVIEINFINRNEQKLRGVRHMLWSYRSLVSQLERVDPMTMKHEEKLAFWINVHNALVMHAYIVYGVPRNNMKRTSLILKAAYNVGGHTINTEVIQSLILNCRLIRPGQWIQSLFLRKTKFKVRDTRKQFAIQHQEPRLYFALCSGNRSDPQIRIFTPKRVFEELESAKDDYIQANIVIHKQCKITLPKILDLFARDSCLGPAGFGEMICPFLPNYVRKNMGGGKLWKRIEWIHHDFAFRYMISKEHVK
- the LOC124915270 gene encoding uncharacterized protein LOC124915270 isoform X2, coding for MMLNSNEQHSLVKEVLKLEKQLEDQFAVRIALEKAFASCPHSVDHIDKNPIAKPVMSLIKEIAALEMEVIRLEKHLLTLYRTITFDHHKKNKKTKFSDLIKISLEDGDDNMNYKIMDSGIYRSLSSLSQGSACLLNTSPLENLALPIDPYHSLPLSMLERTNDSSLGLRIHDQAMEKANWISEEMVKCISSIYCELADSRFSGQEFPSSSASFSSESDSSPPCHIGRRTNEYSSVIEINFINRNEQKLRGVRHMLWSYRSLVSQLERVDPMTMKHEEKLAFWINVHNALVMHAYIVYGVPRNNMKRTSLILKAAYNVGGHTINTEVIQSLILNCRLIRPGQWIQSLFLRKTKFKVRDTRKQFAIQHQEPRLYFALCSGNRSDPQIRIFTPKRVFEELESAKDDYIQANIVIHKQCKITLPKILDLFARDSCLGPAGFGEMICPFLPNYVRKNMGGGKLWKRIEWIHHDFAFRYMISKEHVK